A single region of the Phycisphaerae bacterium genome encodes:
- a CDS encoding deoxyribodipyrimidine photo-lyase codes for MSTGLMWFRRDLRLRDNTALHHALAACEKVYCVFCFDREILDRIEDKSDRRVDFIHQCVSELDTELSKLGSSLIVRYARASEDIPTLARTLNADRVYANHDYEPRRISRDQAVGMALQRDGRELLTYKDHVVFERNEIINQSGLPFRVYTPYKKAWRSALRDEHIAERDCSLKNGKFAKPLPAWSHAWTLGDLGFSKSDLTVAGGMCAARAMFEEFLQRIDHYRDLRDFPAADGVSRLSVHLRFGTISIRELVREAIKRSSAGAATWVDELIWREFYNMILHFFPHTQSHAFQTDLDDLPWRRDREQFGAWCEGRTGYPIVDAAMRELNATGYMHNRARMIVASFLTKDLLIDWCWGERYFARKLLDYDLSQNLGGWQWSASIGTDAQPYFRVFNPVLQSERFDPAGVYIRRFVPELRHYPNHAIHEPWKTPPISQAQFKCVIGRDYPEPIVDHDESRRAAVEMFRVARSRST; via the coding sequence ATGTCAACCGGCTTAATGTGGTTCCGCCGCGATCTGCGGTTGCGCGACAACACGGCATTGCATCACGCCCTCGCAGCGTGCGAAAAAGTCTATTGCGTTTTCTGTTTCGACCGCGAAATCCTGGACCGCATCGAAGACAAGTCGGACCGTCGCGTCGATTTCATCCATCAGTGTGTTTCGGAACTGGACACCGAATTGAGCAAACTCGGTTCCAGTCTGATCGTTCGATACGCTCGCGCTTCCGAGGACATTCCGACACTTGCACGGACACTCAACGCGGATCGCGTCTATGCGAACCATGATTATGAGCCACGCCGAATCTCCCGCGACCAGGCGGTGGGCATGGCGCTTCAGCGCGACGGCCGAGAGTTGCTCACCTACAAGGACCATGTCGTGTTTGAGCGGAACGAGATTATCAACCAGTCCGGTCTGCCATTCAGGGTCTATACACCCTACAAGAAGGCGTGGCGTTCGGCTCTTCGCGACGAGCACATCGCCGAACGGGATTGTTCCCTGAAGAACGGGAAGTTCGCCAAACCTTTGCCGGCGTGGTCCCACGCATGGACTCTCGGCGATCTTGGGTTTTCCAAGTCCGATCTCACAGTTGCCGGCGGAATGTGCGCGGCCCGCGCGATGTTTGAGGAATTCCTGCAACGAATCGATCACTATCGCGACCTCCGCGACTTCCCGGCCGCCGATGGCGTTTCGCGACTGTCAGTGCATCTGCGTTTCGGAACGATCAGCATTCGTGAACTGGTCCGCGAGGCGATCAAACGCTCGTCCGCGGGTGCGGCGACCTGGGTTGACGAACTGATATGGCGCGAATTTTACAACATGATCCTGCACTTCTTTCCGCACACTCAGTCGCATGCGTTTCAGACCGATCTTGACGATCTTCCCTGGAGACGGGATCGCGAGCAATTCGGCGCATGGTGCGAAGGAAGAACGGGCTATCCGATTGTCGACGCTGCGATGCGCGAATTGAATGCGACGGGCTACATGCACAATCGCGCGCGGATGATCGTTGCATCATTCCTTACAAAAGACCTGCTCATTGATTGGTGCTGGGGCGAACGCTATTTCGCTCGGAAACTGCTTGACTACGATCTGTCACAGAATCTCGGCGGATGGCAATGGAGCGCGAGCATCGGCACGGACGCGCAGCCGTACTTTCGCGTATTCAACCCCGTTCTTCAATCGGAGCGATTCGACCCGGCCGGCGTCTATATCCGCCGGTTCGTGCCGGAGTTGCGGCACTACCCGAATCACGCGATTCATGAGCCATGGAAAACACCGCCGATCTCGCAAGCGCAGTTCAAGTGTGTGATTGGCCGCGACTACCCGGAGCCGATTGTAGATCACGACGAATCGCGGCGTGCGGCCGTGGAGATGTTTCGGGTCGCGCGAAGCCGATCGACATAG
- a CDS encoding PEP-CTERM sorting domain-containing protein — protein MGKFITSSIVVAAMAVQAQATLVTFTGGTVTRLDSSTETTNNTVVWDNVDYYEEGGYRFDFLPNSAGGFSTNVGNYYGVGNDVIHAHWATGNFGTVTSMEITQILPGTFDLNYFTLTSNTDLGGGPASGNELAYVQGFVGNVPTGAPVLLPSEDWGFPATQVALGSAFDAVDRVVFTVMNNVDCFGMDDFYINEVPEPASLGLMAIGFGGLVMRRRRLPS, from the coding sequence GTGGGAAAGTTCATAACTTCGTCAATCGTTGTGGCGGCCATGGCCGTTCAAGCGCAGGCGACTTTGGTCACCTTCACCGGTGGAACCGTCACGCGACTGGATTCATCAACGGAGACCACCAACAACACGGTGGTTTGGGATAATGTCGACTATTACGAAGAGGGAGGCTACCGGTTTGATTTCCTGCCCAATTCGGCCGGGGGATTCTCGACGAACGTTGGCAACTACTACGGTGTCGGAAACGACGTGATTCATGCACACTGGGCCACTGGGAATTTCGGAACCGTGACCTCCATGGAGATTACCCAGATTCTTCCCGGTACGTTCGATCTCAACTACTTCACTTTGACATCAAACACGGACCTGGGCGGAGGGCCGGCGAGCGGGAATGAGTTGGCGTATGTCCAGGGATTCGTGGGAAACGTGCCCACGGGAGCTCCCGTGCTGCTTCCATCGGAGGATTGGGGTTTTCCCGCGACGCAGGTTGCGCTCGGAAGCGCCTTCGATGCCGTCGACCGCGTTGTCTTCACCGTGATGAACAATGTCGATTGTTTCGGCATGGATGATTTCTACATCAATGAAGTGCCTGAACCGGCAAGCCTCGGATTGATGGCGATCGGATTCGGGGGACTCGTCATGCGACGACGACGCCTTCCGTCATAA
- a CDS encoding SRPBCC family protein produces the protein MPYQKSPTLISVSDEVTIRNAADPVGAFVLDAELHVPQAIDRVFDFFGDAFNLEQITPPFLRFEVLTPRPIPMAEGTLIDYRLKVRGLPMRWRSEITAWEPPFRFVDEQRKGPYRLWRHEHTFQAAEGGTIVRDRVTYRVPGGRLVNQLFVAPDLRRIFQYRRDALRRVLT, from the coding sequence ATGCCGTATCAGAAATCGCCGACGCTGATCAGCGTGTCGGACGAGGTCACGATCAGAAACGCCGCCGACCCGGTCGGCGCTTTTGTACTGGATGCCGAGCTTCACGTACCCCAAGCGATCGATCGGGTTTTTGACTTCTTCGGCGACGCTTTTAATCTCGAGCAGATCACACCGCCGTTTCTGCGATTCGAAGTGCTGACTCCGCGACCTATCCCAATGGCTGAGGGAACGTTGATCGATTACCGCTTGAAGGTTCGCGGCCTTCCCATGCGGTGGCGTTCGGAAATCACGGCATGGGAACCCCCGTTCCGATTTGTGGACGAACAGCGCAAGGGGCCGTACCGCCTGTGGCGCCATGAGCACACGTTTCAGGCGGCCGAGGGTGGAACCATCGTTCGCGATCGGGTGACCTATCGGGTGCCGGGCGGCCGATTGGTAAACCAACTCTTCGTGGCCCCGGACCTTCGGCGGATTTTTCAATACCGCCGGGATGCGTTAAGACGGGTTTTGACGTGA
- the rplM gene encoding 50S ribosomal protein L13, protein MSFVTQKCYLAKPNEVERKWYSVDADGKVLGRLAARIAVVLMGKHKPTYTAHVDTGDFVVVTNAEKIRVTGRKDEEYKYVNYTYYSDGLNVTPYKSMMAKHPERILWWAVRRMLPKNAMGRRLLTKLKVYAGPEHPHAAQKCEPLVYDGE, encoded by the coding sequence ATGTCCTTTGTCACGCAGAAGTGCTATCTCGCGAAGCCCAACGAAGTTGAGAGAAAATGGTACTCCGTCGACGCCGACGGAAAGGTGCTCGGTCGCCTCGCGGCGCGCATCGCCGTCGTCTTGATGGGCAAGCACAAGCCGACCTATACCGCCCATGTCGATACGGGCGATTTTGTGGTGGTCACCAACGCGGAGAAGATCCGCGTGACCGGCCGCAAGGACGAGGAGTACAAGTATGTGAACTATACATACTACTCCGACGGTCTGAACGTCACGCCGTACAAGAGCATGATGGCGAAGCATCCCGAGAGGATTCTGTGGTGGGCTGTGCGACGCATGTTGCCCAAGAATGCGATGGGGCGTCGGCTGCTCACGAAGTTGAAGGTATATGCCGGTCCGGAGCATCCGCATGCCGCACAGAAGTGCGAACCGCTGGTGTATGACGGCGAATAA
- the rpsI gene encoding 30S ribosomal protein S9: protein MKNGYFWGTGRRKTAVARVRIRPGDGKFVINDKPIEGFFFSVRDRADIVAPLKATKTFGKYDVFANVHGGGGTGQAGAVMLGVARALLKVNPEFVASLRDGRFLTRDPREVERKKPGRPGARKRFQFSKR from the coding sequence ATGAAGAACGGCTATTTCTGGGGCACCGGTCGCCGCAAGACGGCGGTGGCCCGCGTTCGGATCCGACCGGGCGATGGCAAGTTTGTGATCAATGACAAGCCGATTGAAGGCTTCTTCTTCTCTGTTCGCGATCGTGCGGACATCGTCGCACCGCTGAAGGCGACGAAGACATTCGGCAAGTACGACGTATTCGCCAATGTGCACGGCGGCGGCGGAACTGGTCAGGCCGGCGCGGTGATGCTTGGTGTTGCCCGAGCGCTCCTGAAGGTCAATCCGGAATTTGTCGCTTCGCTGCGGGACGGCCGATTTCTCACTCGCGACCCGCGCGAAGTCGAACGCAAGAAGCCGGGACGCCCG